gaTAGTAGATTATgaagcactttttaaaatacaatctgAACGTTATATTGCACATGTGGTGGCATTCTAAATCAAATACAAGAGCAACTATGGCCAAACAACTTGtatgaatataaatacagtataacattATACATTTTGTGTACTGTAAgtgaaaactatatatatataagaaaaaaatataaatcgtTTTGCAGGCGTAACACAATGTCATCATCATTTTTATCTTTAAGCCGTCGTTCTTGCCGTCACGGTGTCGGAATGACTATGCTTAACTCGGATCGCTGTTGTTACTGGAATCTGAAATGCCCATTTGCTTTGGGCAGTTACAGAGCTGCAGGTAGTCAAGCTGCTCTGCAACCCCGAATTGTTTTAGGAATTGAAACCAGCTGTGATGATACTGGAGCCGCCGTGATGGATGAAGCAGGGAGAATCCTTGGGGAATCTCTGCATTCCCAGAAAGAAGTGCACTTGAAGTAGGTGAATGTACAGCGGTACTGGTTTTTATATTCAGCATTTACTCGAGACAGAATATATATGGGTAATCCCTGTAATATATTTGATGTGACATttttagaaaacacacacacacacacacaaactactgAAGCTAATACATTATTTCAAAGCGCCCCTTAAAGTTTACTGTACTATATACCACTGCAAAAGTACAGCAAAGTAAAAGCATAATGAAGCACAGGTATTAGCGTAAATCACATGTAAgtaggtattgtaaagcattgtaGAAAACATGTTGTAGGCGTATAATGCTTTGCAAAATGACAAACCATTAGGCTACACTTATTTTTCTTTGTCTTTAAAACGTGGGTTGTTTAATTTCTTAATAACGTAtttgacatgtttattttttccacATTTAAATTTTGCAGTATGGAATTTCACTGTAATCTCAACTgaatacacatacaaaaaaatatgtttgtaaccagagcattttttttgttgttgtagaaCAGGTGGGATCATTCCCCCAGTGGCCCAAAGACTACACAAAGAGAATATACACAGAGTGATACAAGAAGCTCTTGACATGAGTAGAATTTCTCCCAGTGAACTGTCAGCCATAGCAACTACCATAAAGCCTGGTCTTGCACTGAGCCTAGGTGTGGGACTGGAGTACACCCTAAAACTTCTAAAGCAATATAACAAGCCATTCATCCCTATCCATCACATGGAGGCCCATGCATTGACAGTCAGAATGATCCACCCTGTCCAGTTCCCCTTCTTGGTTCTCTTGGTTTCTGGTGGTCATTGTTTAATAGCCGTGGCAAATGGAATCACAGACTTCCTTCTTCTAGGACAGTCATTGGATGAAGCACCAGGTGATATTTTAGATAAGGTGAGTATGACTGACCAATGATACACTTTAAACATGTTCTTGGACAGTTAATTGCTCCCATAAATTTCATGACCTTCTACCACACTAGCGGATACAAAGAcattttggaaagaaaaaaaaaaaaggtaggaaATGCATCCACTTCTTTTGTAGTTCAGTACATCTAATTAAAGCGCGCTGATTCTAAAACCTCCTACAAAATGGAGCACATGGATAAACATGTTACTTCTCTTGATCAGTTAGATTATCAGATCATACTTCCTGGTGTTGTTTGAAGTTAGATTAATATGCTATTTTATAACACAAGTATTATGTATTGACAGGTAGCACGAAGACTGACCCTCATTGAACACCCAGAGTGTACTACAATGAGTGGTGGGCAGGCTATTGAGCATTTGGCAAAGCAAGGTGACAGAATGAAGTTTAATTTAAAGTCACCAATGGGACAACACTTTGATTGCAATTTTTCCTTTGCTGGCCTCCGAAATCAAGTTACTCAGATAAttaccaaaaaagaaaaggaaggTAAGAGTCCATTGGTTTACTCTGAGCATGATTTTCTTATATAGAAAACTCAGCTTGAAACAATGCATACTGCAAATAGCCTTTCTGAGACGTTGTTTACTATAGGAGTGCAATATGTTTATAGCAGTCTTGGTGATAGCTTGTTAAAAATCTGTATCTTCATTTTAGATATAGAAAAAGGCCAGATTCTGTCTTGTGCCAATGACATTGCCGCAGCAGTACAGCACACTGTTGCATCCCACATTGCAAAGCGTACCCATCGTGCCATTCTCTTCTGTAAAATGAACGGGTTATTGCCTCAAAATAATGGAGCACTGGTAAGTGATCAACAAATGTATTACATTACTTATCAGTGCTTATTTTAAATATCGTTGGTCCTAAAATGTGTGAATGTGATAGAGTAAATATGCAAACATCACTCATTAAGTTCTAGATGCACAATAGAAATGTGCAtgctttaaaagcattaaagaGGCACCTAGATGTTTAATTTCATGTAAACACTACAGCTACTTAAAAgcttttcataaaataaaatagaatttaAGACATTTTTGGAAAGCTTATGATTAATTTGAGAAAACAAACCCTTTCTCGTTGCAGGTGGTATCCGGAGGAGTTGCTAGCAATCAGTATATTAGAAGAACACTCCAAATTGTGACTGATGCAACTGGCATGGCCTTGCTCTGCCCTCCACCAAAGTTATGCACAGATAATGGTGTTATGATTGCATGGTGAGACACTCTTGTTGGAAACACAGCCAGATAGATACTTCAAGCATTTTAAGAACTTCTAGAGCTTGAACTTATTGTTATGGCATTgtataaaaaaatgttgttttatttttttaggaatgGAATTGAAAAACTTAGAGAAGGAATCGGAATCCTGCATAATCCTGAAGGCATTTGCTATGAGCCAAAGTAAGTTCTGGAGACTTTTAAGTAGCCTATATTCTGAAATTGTAAATTAAAATTTATATTGGCAGGactgtatttctattttatttttaaaatcatgttttgaACTTCATTATGTACTGCAATGATATAAGATGTAATCTTGTCATACTCTGCAAGTTTGAATTGTAAATCTGGTTCATACTCCAATTGTGTAATTCTTTTCTGAACTCTTAACTGGTCATGTCAGATATGACCATCTCCTAATGATCGCAATCAAgggttattttatttagaaaaagataaccgatcttataattaaggaagagggatagcatttttgtttctagacctaatgcACTAACCTTTATTTGAAGTAGCATTCATCTATACTTCAGTCTGTCATCAGCTTGTTGACCTTTGCCTAGGCattttttaacataatcttcaggtttgaacaataccagtggcggGTCGACTAATGTGATGAACAGGTGCGACATGCTAGTTATTTGGTGTTTCGCAGTTTgggttgtgaaaaaaaaactagtaattTTCTTAAGCGTCATGTCGCGTCCTAAAATATAGCTTTACagaacacttttgtcattcaattcatggaacaggattttatttttttattgtacgtCATGTACATAAAgttctttttttccccatatggttcatcatttgcaaactTTATAGTTCTcgtctgtcagacaaaaaggtatcAGATCTGGGATCCGGTACAAATTAACCGCTGGTCGCAATATAGAAGTATGATCCATCCTTTACAAGAATGCTGAAGTAGATTGCCCTTTACAGAACATGACTGCTCTTTCCTAATGCTGAACATTTATTTagattattttcttattttttttatattgtttttttttaaatttagattacAAGAATAACTGTTGATTTCACTTCTTTTTCAATACTACAGAGCTGCTTTTGGAGCTGACATTTCAGGAAAAGTGAAGGAGGCTGCTATCAAGTTGCCGCATCTTAAACTGAAGATTAGAGAATAATACTTTTATGTCCTTTGTGCACaaacagaaatagaaaaaaaacagggaCTATATTgtaataaagcaaataaaatatttttggaaCAGAATAAGTGtatctgtacatttattttaacatgttacataaaaaatatttaaccgtaCATTTTCTGTAGACAAAATTTACCTTGAGTGAGCAATTTCTTATTTGACTTTGGTCAGATGTTGTAGTTAATTGACTAgtgttaagattttttttgttttacctcaAAATTAAAAAGGTATATGAAAATGGGGAAGGTTATTTTTCGTTGTTCTGTTTCTTATGTTTGTCCATCAATAACATATAATAAATCCAACCATATGAGGGAAACCTGTTACACTAAAAAAACTTCCTGTtgttaaaataatgtatacaaaTTCCATGGTTTCTTTTGTCCAAAAGTTTTAATCATTGTATAACTCATCCACTAATACCCAAGTCTTGTACACAAGGCAATGGAAGTAGAACTAAAGCAAATATACAATATTATAGCTCTCATGAGCTCTCATCTgatgttcattattttcaaaagaagatacaaaataaatgtattcacttttgatgataaaaaaaaatgtagtaaaagCAGCGAATGtagtacaatatttattttgatcaaAGAAAGAGACTCTCAATAGTGTTAATTCAATCCAGGTAAATGGTGTTCTACTTCTGCTCTGTATTGTATAAACTTAGTTATAATTACCCTATAAAAGCTAATTGAATTGGGCCCTTAATCTAATATTTTGCTCTTGGCAGGATGTATGGACTCTGGGTTATTCCTGGAAGATGCTGCAATTCTCCTTCTTGAATCTGCAGTTTTACATCTTTGAGCCACTAAGACTGGAGCGGACTTTGATCGAAGGTGCTTGTCTGTTTGAAGTTCATCCTGATCCCTCATGGTGCTTGTGGTTTTTGGCCTGtctgttgataaaaaaaataagtctcCCAATATACTTGAAGTAAATATGAATTCAATTAGAAACTGGTAATTGTGACTGGGGATTGAAGTATATACTGGACGACTTATACATTACCTTTTTTATTCTGGGGCATCACATGTGGACCACCATTTATCACCAAGCTGCAATAGAGAAAAGAATGACTAGTTGAATTCATTAATGTGAAAACATTGTAATAATTGCAATATAAACACCACATGCCTGTGAATCAGTTATTATGTCATGTACAGTACCTTTGGGAAGGCAGGCCCACCAACTTTTGCCTCTTGAATTCAGCTGTAAAGATCTTGGAGATCTTTGCATCATTGCTTAGATTTTGTGTTAACAGGTTGTATAGTCCAGGTCTGTTCCGGCATTGTACCAGCAGGAGGCGATGAGCAGGCCGGTTGAAAGTAAGGTAGCCCAGAGCAACAGCAGTAGCTACTCGAACCTAAACGCACACAACTATGTATTAGTATCGAAACTACTGTTCTTGATCAGATATTTAACATAGTGTGTTTTCATTAATTGTTTTAGAATACATTAAATGAATTAAATAGTCAATTACTTTACATATAAAAATCATGAAAGCACTGTAATACTTTTACCTCTTCTGACTTGGAGTATAAATGAGCACAAAGGTGCTCCACAGCTCCCATTGTTACAATAGCATCAGGGATACCTGCTCTTGTGTGAGACAAACTGGCTAGCAGCCGCCCTGtagtaaaatgaaaaagaaaattgtatattttaaagctttaATGGTGATTATTTTAGCTATTGtagtttttgttaataaacatcAGTGAATGACTATAATTATGTAGTtacactttacaaggaacagacacaccatggatgacCTAAAGTTTGTAGTTTTAGAACAAATTCAATTAGGTAATGCACAGTATagaataattaaagaaaataaatggataaatagactagataccatgatgcctgaaggtttaaatggAAAGGAACAGTATatcgttacatcattagctatatagtgaatgacatcacaaagacattaaattcaaagagaaataaatgtgtggttaccaatggcatcaaaagcctattaATTACCTCcaatgtttattttcaaacatatatatatatatatatatatatatatatatatatatatatatatatatatatatatatatacacacacacactgtaattaCTATAGCAATCAATCGGATGTACCCTTATTTAATTGTacattgtgttgttgttttaaaacataccAAGAATCATTATGTAACATTGCTCTGAGGTAAACATGGTTTACAGTTGTGGAAGGTACAATATGCAATGTTTAACATTTTCCAAACctctttataaaaacattttaaagttgaTAATAACGGTATACAAAACTCTATTGTGTGATGTATATCTGCCCACCTCCACTACATCTCCCTTGGGTATATGGATCCCCAGCATGGAATAATATCACACATATTTTTGAGCAGTATCTAAAGATTCAATAATGCCatgtatgatttccattacacgagagtagatgttagaacttcatgctgatttgaactcggctctcgccaagataagcaccaactaagacgtagctttacagtaaactaatgtgatccatacgtgtctccatccatttgcgcttccttccatatgatgatgtagatatccttctgtctggtgttgatggctgaagtgtaatgctggctcctgggatcagcttattttgcctccctggcgcatcagcacacacaacggctgcgatgctggctccggggatcaaccacagtgcggcctccccagtgtATCAGCATGaaaaccgtctggactgagctaagtagggtacatctgtggggtcttcaagtgggcaccttccatcctcagtgttttgttgactagcccacgacacctcaagtgggctcgacggtgattctggcgtcccagcatcccccccctcccccccccactcaactcagcccagcttacttacctgtacatcagcgtttctttctttatattgtgcttgagatccccagccaaaatctttccgtctcaaccacagccagttgctgctcctctctgctgcttcagataagttcttcactgtgcgacgcaactcttggccactgaatccgatgtctctgagaaactgggttgtagagtgtgccacaaatcctcgacaacccacttccactgggtaaacccggactctccatcctcgctgttccgcttcagtggctagttgagcataccacagtttcttcctctcatacgcctcatctacagcatcctcccatggcactgttaactctaccaggtgaacaaggcgtgctgatccagaccacaagacaatatctggtcgaaggttaatggtggcaatctcaggtggaaaaataagccattgaccaacatctgccagcattttccagtctcttgcagcttccagttgtcctgggcgaggactggttttaacaccttttcttggtggttgctctcctgagcggaggaatgttgtcttttgtgtgtaatgttttgatggaacaggtggcaacttattggtcatgttacgcttgtcttccaatgctaaggccaaacatcgcagcccctggtcatggcgccaagtaaaccatccttggctaagagccaccttacatcctgtcaaaatgtgccttaatgttgcaggtgatgaacactaAGGACATGagagatcctctcctacccagaggtttaggttctgtggtgatgggagaacatcatatgttgacctgatgaggaaactgatcctgctctgttccattgaccataggtcttgccagccaatcttgcgttgttccacactctcctatctcatccattctccctgcttggcctgggaaatggcctttatacacctcatcctctcctcctgcttttgcacctcgttgactaccagcttcctcctttgagctggggctgccttgtgccatgtaggaggagctgaactaagTCCAAgacccctcttccatgctgaacttgccccatgatatcaccaattcgaagggcagcctttgcatcttccacagatttctttgccgcccactttcttccagttttcaacacaggtgctgcctcccttacgcatttgtcgcgtgactctactaatgtcatttccagtctgaccttggcgcacttaaactcctcggttagaacggagactggtagctgcagtattcctttaccataaagtcccactctgctgaggcagcgtggaactcccaaccatttcctgatgtatgaactgattaaagcttccagcttctctactgttgtcaaagaaaccttgtacacagtcagtggccacagcaacctcggcagtagaccaaacagaaagcaccagagttttagtttacctggtagagcgcagctgtctatgctcttcaacccttccactgcttgttgtctaacctctcccacacgaactgtgtcctttagatccccgtcgtaccatctcccaagactcttcactggcttctcagacactgttggtattgcctcaccattaatgaaaaatgttttatctactactttgcctttaattatagagatgctccttgatttagtgggcttgaattgcattcgtgcccattcaatgttattggttaatttgaccaataaccgattagtgcaggctactgttgtagtcatggttgtcatgtcatccatgtatgcttgaattggtggtagtcacattccagaagccaagcgctctcctcctactacccattttgatgccctaatgattacttccattgccatggtaaaagccagtggagaaatggtgcatcctgccattattccaacctctaggcattgccatgtagtgctgaattctgaagttgaaaaactaaattgcaaatctccaaagtaggctttcactaaatttgttattgtcatcggtacactgaaaaaatcaaatgctgcccaaagtagttcatgtggcactgaaccatatgcattagccaaatccaggaatgtcacatggagctcctttctctcctttttagctgattgaatttgttgccagagcacattgatgtgttctaagcatcctggggaacctggaatgcccgctttttgtattgaagtgtcaatgaataataatttcttacaaaaaaaaaaaaaaaaaaatatatatatatatatatatatatatatatatatatatataaatgtgcagGGAATGGGAAATACCGTAGCTGTGAATGTCTATCTGTTCTGTATAGCGTGTATATATGGTTATACAAGTATCAATGTTATTTAATGTTTGGAAACTGAAGATGTGTTTCTGTTACCTGTAAGAATGACTGTTTTGGAGCTCTGTGATTTAAGGAGTTGAACTAAAATGGTGATTCCTCTTGCAGACAAAGTAACTTGGTCTACATCCACTATTACTTTTGCAAGTATGacaatctgaaaataaataaataaataaataaatacatttatgggtccattaaattaacttttagttgaaaaaaaaaaaaacattttaggaaTAAAAAGAGCAAATGTAGATCAGcaattaacaaatatatatatatatatatatatatatatatatatatatatatatatatatatatatatatatatatatataaggcataataccacagtagtgacgtcaaaaacacataatgtctcgttttcaatcactcgacaacacccacagtacagaaatgttcattaataaacaacaaaatgagaatacgttaaaaaaaaaaaaaaaatgtaaagctggttgtgaaggatggcttgcagtggtgaggtgtggtgacgtcacagaccagaaacagaggagtggtgacgtcacagaccagaaacacagacccAGGAAGtacgggtgagagctgaaacgctacgccgttcagctgattttattaaataattaaacaaaaaatttaaacaaacaacaaaacgctacaaaacaaaagggcgcattggccaaacaaatataaataaacaaataagcgtgctggttttaccccagcacgatacttagcgtttgtttgtttgtttgtttgtttgtttgtttgtttgtttgtttgtttgtttgtttgttcgctcgctcgctcgctcaaaatctgtctcgcctctgacactctcctccgagcacggacagctgcaggttcttatattctggccgagggctttaactagctgttaattatcttattacccctcagccacagtctgcacgagtttagtaaggatgcgtgactgtcagctagttaaataatcaatagctgatcagccacgcatcctcacgaggtttttaaaatataaaaacaattacaaatacgcggcgctttgacctgcgccgcaaacaaaaatacaaataataaaacaaatacatagggcgggacactccgccacactggtacatttgtatctcagagaaaatggagaggaacgggaaattaaaacaaggtaaattaaattaaaactcgTCTTCTTCAATATTAGCATCACAAACGTacccatgtattataaaaaataatagatgggcctcttcagtgagttacaggaaaacaattccatctagattaaattattttccagtaactcactgaagcctatCTATTActttctccccccctctctctctctctctctctctctctctctctctctctctctctctctctcccccccccccccccccatagtgtTTTTAACGCACACAAACAAACATCATCTTGATTACCTGAAATGCAGCCTTTGCCATATTAATCTCATTTCCAGATTGAAGAAATGGCTCATAGATAGATATTGGAATACCGCCATTCTGTAATATCATAAACTGCTGCATTGTGTTGTTATATGCAAAGAGTGACAAAGCATATCCGGCAAGCAAGCAGATATCctacacagaaaataaacatttcattggtaacatattttgtttttacacacaTTACTAACACATATCAACAGATCTGCATATTTGTTATATCATAGTCTGAGACACTGATATTGTCAGTAAAATGTttgctctatttatttatttatttttgttagaaGAGCTGTGACAATGTgtccatatactgtattaaattgatCTTAATGGTTTAGATCAAAATTAGAAACACCTTATTTTACAGGAGTAGTAACTTTTATTTGATTAATCTACTGATTCTGATCAAATAATAACATTTTGATTACTTTGTCTTGTGCTTGAAGAAGCTCCAAAACATCAGTGTAACTGAACCCTTCTGTATCCATGAGGACTGTTTGCAGCTCTGTGTTTCTCAACACTATGCAGGCCAGAGTTTCTGCAACTGCCAcctgaatgaattaaaaacaaaatcactaTATACAGTTATTTTCATTGACTTAGAGTATTATTAACTAATCCACAGGAGCAActccaatttattatttttttttaacagaatgtcTGTGAAGTACAAAACTGTACTACAGTTTCCATTCAATTAGAAATgttaacattttgtaaaacataACAAGGCAAAAAGTAATTGTTGTGTGCTATTGAACCACAGACAGAATTATTGTACTTGTTCTACTCCATATGTTTACCTTGAC
The Acipenser ruthenus chromosome 10, fAciRut3.2 maternal haplotype, whole genome shotgun sequence DNA segment above includes these coding regions:
- the osgepl1 gene encoding tRNA N6-adenosine threonylcarbamoyltransferase, mitochondrial translates to MSSSFLSLSRRSCRHGVGMTMLNSDRCCYWNLKCPFALGSYRAAGSQAALQPRIVLGIETSCDDTGAAVMDEAGRILGESLHSQKEVHLKTGGIIPPVAQRLHKENIHRVIQEALDMSRISPSELSAIATTIKPGLALSLGVGLEYTLKLLKQYNKPFIPIHHMEAHALTVRMIHPVQFPFLVLLVSGGHCLIAVANGITDFLLLGQSLDEAPGDILDKVARRLTLIEHPECTTMSGGQAIEHLAKQGDRMKFNLKSPMGQHFDCNFSFAGLRNQVTQIITKKEKEDIEKGQILSCANDIAAAVQHTVASHIAKRTHRAILFCKMNGLLPQNNGALVVSGGVASNQYIRRTLQIVTDATGMALLCPPPKLCTDNGVMIAWNGIEKLREGIGILHNPEGICYEPKAAFGADISGKVKEAAIKLPHLKLKIRE